The following nucleotide sequence is from Rubrobacter radiotolerans DSM 5868.
TTGCGCGGGACTACGGGCTGGCCCCCGAGCGGGCGCGGGTGCTTCCGGCCGCAGCGACGACGCTTGCGGCCGTGCTGGAGCACTTCGGGAAGGAAGAGCTCAGCGTCGTGCGGGGCGGGATACGGGAGGGGACCCTGATCTCCCTTTCGGAGAAGAGCAGCTAGAGAAGAGACGGACCGGGGAGAGAGCAGGATGGCCGAGACAAAGACGAGCAGACCGAACCTCGCGGACCCTTCGCTCTACATAAACCGCGAGCTCTCGTGGCTTCAGTTCAACGACCGGGTGCTTGCGCAGGCGACGGACAGGCGACACCCGCTTCTTGAGCGGGCGAGGTTCATCTCCATCTCCGAGACGAACCTCGACGAGTTCTTTATGATCCGGGTCGCCGGACTTCAGCAGCAGGTCGTCTCCGAGCTCCCGAACCCCGGCGCGGACGGCCTGACCCCCGAGGAGCAGCTCGCGCGCATCCGGGAGCACTCGCTTGAGTTCTTCAAGGAGCAGCGCCAGGCGCTCGCGGAGATCCTGAAGGAGCTCGAAGGCGAGGGCATCCGCCTCGTCCCGCACAAGAAGCTGCGCGCCGCCGAGAAGCGCGAGCTTCGGGAGCGGTTCGCAAGCGACGTGTTGCCGATACTTACGCCCCTTGCAATAGATCCGGCCCATCCCTTTCCGCACATCTCGAACCTCTCGCTGAACCTGCTCGTCGTTATAGAGGACCGGGGGCGCAACGTGATGGCGCGCGTGAAGGTCCCGACGAGCGTCGGGCGGTTCATGCGCCTCCCGCCGGAAGAGGAGTCCGAGACGGGGGACGGCTCGCGCCAGGAGATAAGGCTTGTCCGGGTCGAGGAGGTTATCTCGGCGAACCTCGACGAGCTGTTCCCGGGGAAGGACATCCTTGCAAGCTACGTCTTTCAGGTGACGAGGAACGCCGACTACGTTATCGAGGAGGACGAAGCCTCCGACCTTTTGCAGGTGATAGAGGACGAGATCGCAAGCCGCTGGTTCGGCCAGAGCGTGCGCCTGATGGTCACCGAGGACATGCCCGAGAACCTCCGCTTCTGGCTCGCGAGGAACCTCGAGATAGACGCGGGCTCGGTTTACGCCGTGCCGGAGCCCCTGGGGCTCGCCGACATCGAGGCGCTCACGCACCTCGACCGGCCCGACCTGCTCTACCCGCCTTTCACTCCGCGTATCCCGCAGGAGATCCGGAACTCGCGCTCGATCACCCGCGCCGTGAGGCAGGGGGACATCCTTCTCTACCACCCTTACGAGTCCTTCGCCCCGGTTGTTGAGTTTGTCCGGGCCGCCGCCTCGGACCCGAACGTGCTCGCCATAAAGCAGACCCTCTACCGCGTCGGGTCGAACTCCCCGATTGTCGAGGCGCTCTCCGAGGCCCGCGACGAGCAGACCCAGGTTGCGGTACTCGTCGAGCTCAAGGCCCGCTTCGACGAGCAGCCGAACATCGGCTGGGCGCGCAAGCTGGAGTCGCAGGGGGTCCACGTCGCCTACGGGCTCGTGGGGCTCAAGA
It contains:
- the ppk1 gene encoding polyphosphate kinase 1, with the translated sequence MAETKTSRPNLADPSLYINRELSWLQFNDRVLAQATDRRHPLLERARFISISETNLDEFFMIRVAGLQQQVVSELPNPGADGLTPEEQLARIREHSLEFFKEQRQALAEILKELEGEGIRLVPHKKLRAAEKRELRERFASDVLPILTPLAIDPAHPFPHISNLSLNLLVVIEDRGRNVMARVKVPTSVGRFMRLPPEEESETGDGSRQEIRLVRVEEVISANLDELFPGKDILASYVFQVTRNADYVIEEDEASDLLQVIEDEIASRWFGQSVRLMVTEDMPENLRFWLARNLEIDAGSVYAVPEPLGLADIEALTHLDRPDLLYPPFTPRIPQEIRNSRSITRAVRQGDILLYHPYESFAPVVEFVRAAASDPNVLAIKQTLYRVGSNSPIVEALSEARDEQTQVAVLVELKARFDEQPNIGWARKLESQGVHVAYGLVGLKTHAKLCLVVRREGEGLRRYIHLGTGNYNPGTARIYTDFSYFTDDPELAEDVSDLFNHLTGYSDQTEYKSLLVAPHGIRSGVLKLIQEQIDLAKSGKSARITCKSNSLTDPQVIEALYQASQAGVKVDLILRGICCLRPGVENISENIRVVSIVGRFLEHARVFAFGEGENEKIYIGSADLMQRNLDRRVEQVFPLREPAHRRKVRRILDLQLADTVNAWELKPDGEYERIVPGNGAEPLDSQAALLEEPG